In the uncultured Methanobacterium sp. genome, one interval contains:
- a CDS encoding P-II family nitrogen regulator — MKEIVAIIRPNKLDEVKDALETIGCNGITVTEVKGRGRQLGITESYRGSDYRIDMLPKTRLEIIVADEDADSVVKSIVETAQTGDIGDGKIFISPVEDVVRIRTGERGEKAV; from the coding sequence ATGAAAGAAATAGTGGCCATAATTCGACCAAACAAATTAGATGAAGTTAAAGATGCCCTCGAAACAATAGGATGCAACGGAATCACCGTGACCGAAGTAAAAGGTCGTGGAAGACAACTAGGCATCACTGAAAGTTACAGAGGGAGTGATTACCGGATCGACATGCTACCCAAAACCCGTCTGGAGATCATCGTAGCCGATGAAGATGCAGACAGTGTTGTTAAATCAATAGTAGAAACAGCACAGACCGGGGATATAGGAGATGGGAAAATATTCATCTCACCGGTAGAAGACGTTGTCCGTATCAGAACAGGAGAAAGGGGAGAAAAAGCAGTCTAA